The Bacteroidales bacterium DNA segment GAAAGCCCTTGAGCTGGCTGATTATTTTATAGAAAAAGGCCATAGCCTTATTTATGGTGGTGCCGATGTGGGCTTAATGAAAATTATTGCCGATCGTATGTTGGAAGCGGATATGGAAGTAATTGGAGTTATGCCGCAATATTTGGTGGATAAAGAAGTGTCTCACTCTGGAATTACGAAATTGCATATTGTAGAAAGTATGGCCGAGCGGAAGAATTTGCTTATCGAAATTTCGGATGCTTTTATTGCTATGCCCGGAGGTTTTGGAACCCTTGATGAATTAGCTGAAGTGTTGGTATTGGATCAGTTGCAGATTATTTCTAAACCAATGG contains these protein-coding regions:
- a CDS encoding TIGR00730 family Rossman fold protein codes for the protein MSKICVFCGSSMGFDDIYKQKALELADYFIEKGHSLIYGGADVGLMKIIADRMLEADMEVIGVMPQYLVDKEVSHSGITKLHIVESMAERKNLLIEISDAFIAMPGGFGTLDELAEVLVLDQLQIISKPM